The window gGCGGCCCAGCAGGCGTCGCAACCGGCGCCCGCCcgtcttcccccccccctccaggAGGCGCCCGCACCGCCATCCGCCGCCGTGCTGCTGCCGACCAAAAGGAGAAGATCGCCAATGCCAGACCCAACAGCACCCGCGCTGCGGGCGCGGGAGGATCGAGCAGCACCATGCTGAGGCTGTATACCGACGAGAGCCCCGGGCTCAAGGTTGATCCGGTTGTtgtgctggtgttgagcttGGTGTTTATTTTTAGTGTGGTTGCTCTGCATAGTGagtttttccttttttgttCGTatgaggggtggtggaagggggaacTTGGGACTGGTGTTTTGGATGTGGGATTGTGGCTGACAACAAGGGGAATAGTTATCGCCAAGATTACGAGGAAATTCTCGAGCTAATTTCCTGACACCTCACTCGATGACGCCAACGATGATCTGAGGATACGAGATGAAGAGGGACGGTGGATCTGGTGGCGGCTTGGGTATTATGAAGACGAAAGGCTCACGGAACAGGGACTCCAAGGGTGGTGTTTAGGAAGAGAAACATTTCTTAATCCATCATGAGGACTGAAAATCACTGGGCCAAAAAGGGTGGTGAacttggggatggtgggtgaCAATTTTGTTTTTGACGGCGTTCACAACATACATTACATATACCTAGGGAACgcggggaaggggaggaagagagagataaTGGGTCGAAcggatggtgggatggcCAAAAGGCATCTTGTTTTAGTCTTTTCGTGGatgtgttttttttttttttttgcaaatGTGTACAATGTAAATTTGTTTGTAAGTGGCTGAATGATGGACCTTGTTCTGTTGTGAATGCCATTTAGATGATGTTGCTCTTCGTGGCTTGTGGACATGGTTGCTTATGCTGGGAGATAAGCAGGTTCCATATGAGGCTATCGTTGGGAGAAGCCTCGGGACAGAATCAATAACGGTGATTATACAAAGATATTTATGACATCCACCAGGTAGAACCCTGAATCCAGAAGCTCACCATGTGATTAATCTGCTCCTCAAACTGTTCGAATAAATCTTGATCGCTTGAATTGTAAACCCTCGGGTATATGTGgctatctctctctccccctttcACACCATTCTCCTCTGTTTCTATCCCTGCAGCTCCCCGTTTCTTATACACATTCTTTCTTCAttgctccccccccccaccaccacaggtATTTGGTTGATAcaaaaaggaaacaaaacagAGATACAAAATATGTACTCAACCCGCCTTTAACCCCTTAAACACCATAAACCCAACCATCAATAAAACGCCATGATATCACCTaacccaaaaccaaaacgccaaaaCTGTGCACCCAGGAGAAATTATTGACAAAACCACAAGCACCCTGCTCAGTTACTTCTAgccctcttctccgcctcaatcaactccctcctcatATCCCTAAACATATCCTCAATCTcatacacctcctccatcgaCAGCTTCGCCGACCTCAGCGTGTCTAACCCCCCTCGAAACATCCTCATGATGGCCTTTGCccggtcttcttcttcttccttgtTGTCTTTCAAATGTCGTTCCCTTTCTTCCGCGCTCGCCTCCACAGTGGAGGCCGGGctggtttctttttctcgttgttgttgttcatcAAGTTGCatttcttctgctgctggtgggtgggtgacAGAATTGGTgggttcctcctcctcctcttcttcatcgtcgtcatcaagaCGTTGACTAGCGCTAAAGGACTCGAGCGCAATCTGGGATTgaacctcgtcgtcgtcgctggtGGGGGGGTCATGAtgcaggtgctggtgttCCATGTCCATGGCTGCTCCGCTGTCGAGTTCGGGTGAGCCGAGGGCTGTCGTGTTTTCTACAAGAGGAGACACCGGAGGACTTGACAATTCcagggaggagctgggaatCTCCGACAGGGACTGCTCATGCGGGTTTTCCTCGGCCTTCACCCCCGCAGGAGCAGCAACTTGCTGAGGTGCCTGTGTTTGCCGGGGTTGGCTGTCTGGGACCTcatgctcctccaccggcggcggcgtctCGGTGAACTCGAGACGCGTTCTCTTGCTAGGATCCTGCGCTCTGGTAGatcctctctttctcttgcGCGGCCGGCCTCTTTGTGGTCCCGTTGGCTGCGAGCTAGGAATCGTTTCCAGCTCTGGTGATGCTGCCGAGCTTGACCTGGTGAGTCTTCTGGTGACTGGTGGTATTATAGGGATAGATTTGCCGATTTTCTTAGGGCTATCACCAACCACAATGCACTCCCGAGGAGCCGCCTTAGGCCCCGTGTAGTCGGGAGAGGCAGATGATTGGTGATACTCTTGCCTGTCCACTCGCGCATTGTCCAATTCAACCACCAATCGGAGCAGACTTCTCTCGTCGAGCTCGCTGACTTCGAACGAGGTGTTATCTGCATTGCTGCGTTGGCACGTTGCCGGGGCAGTCGACTGAGCTGGCCCTGCGGACCGCCTTGCTCGGCTAAGGCTCGTCGTCGGAAGAGGACCTGGGCGTGCGTCCACAAAAACCTCATCTGATTTAGGCTCGGGATTTTGACGAGCAGGACCTTGCACGGCCTGGGGCGGTGTTGAGTGTCGTTCCTGCTCAGTCGGTCCCGGAAGCTGGGACCCATTGGTAGAGTCAACGTCCATGTgatcaccatcctcccctggCAGCCGtgcctcctccttttcttctccagcGACGGACTTTTGAGGAGAAAGGGCGGGAAGTGATACCACGGTGACAAAACCACTTTGACCCGATGGATCGGGGACAGCATGGCGGGAAGGAAGAGGTGACCCTGAgattggcgaggaagagaacTGCCACTCCTCAAGCAAGCTGTGACTAGCAGACCTTGACCTTATCTCAGCAGCTAGCGGATTGCGTCTCGGTTCTGGAGGTGATGAAGGCGGATCAGTCATGTCGTGTCCCGGAATCATCAACGGCTGCCCTCGGCGTGGGGTCGGCGTTGACGAGACATACTCATCAAACCGAGCATCTGGCTGAGGGGTGGCCGCTTGGGGTGTTGTGATCTTCTCTGGAGCCCGAGATGTCCCTTCCTCGGTTGTTTTGGCATGTCTCCTTGACCTGCCTGGGCTCGACCTGATCTCAGGGAAAAGAGCAGCGTTCTCTTTCTGTCGTTCGCGCACTTCCTTCTGTCTTTCAGTCAATGCCTGTGACTCAAGTGCATTCATCTCCGTAGCGGCAGGGCCAATGGCTGCAAATTGGATCTGTGAATCATCGTGTCTAAGCTTTGGCGCTGCTTTCCGACGATTGGCAGCAGCCAGCTTTCTGACAGGTGATGTGTCGACACGGCGCTTGGTCAACGGGGTAAGCCGAGTAGACGCTGGTGATCTCGCTGGTGACGAGGTTGCCCGCGGAGTTCCGCGTCGGCTGCTAGATCGAGTGGACATCCTCGGCAGGCTGAAGTCCTCGGACGACTCAGTAAACAGCATTTGCTGCTGGCCTGCAAACTGGGAGCTGACAGTTTCGAGACCTGGCAAAACAATGTCGGTATGAAGTTGCATCTGGATGAGTGATGCTTTGAGGTCCTCTGGATACTCCAGATGCCCAACCTTCTCAAACAGCCTATTCCACAAAGAAACGGCAGAGTTGACTATGGACCGATGACTAGAAGCAAAAGACGCGCAGAAGAACCGCTCAAGAAAGTCGAGTTGCTGAGCTGGCTGCTCGATCTCAGTGATCAACGAGGCTAATTTATCCCAGAGGGTTTTGGTCTACTTATTGTGAGTAACATAGCAACGAAGTACCGGGGTGTGTGTACTCACTGCAGCAGAGACAGAAGCAGTCTGACTGCTAAGCTGTCGATTGCTGTCCTGAAGCCAGGGGATGATACCATCCTGGAGGGTGGCCAATGTTCTCAGGAACAACTGGCGATTGCACCTGTCAAAGAAGCTACCAACTTCCTTGAGAAGATGGATAGTCGGATCGGTATCGGTGGTGTCAAATGTGGTATACCTGTTTACCAAAGCTTCGTTGGCAGCCTTGTAGAGGTTGTCAAACGTGTCAAAAGAGGAAGAACGAGATCCAGCAAGAGCAGTACCCCAAAGACGCCGCCGGGCTGCATCCACAGCTTGCCGGTCCCGTGGCTGTGTTGCAACGGAGATGAGTTCAGCCACGCATCTCAGAGTATTCGGGAGCAACGCGCCTCCAGTTCCCCCGAGAGTGATCTGGTCCATCAAAGCCTTGGATAGGGGCTCAATGATAACTATCGCTGCTCCTGCATCTCCAGTCTCTTCCCGTACTCTTTCGAATAGCGCATAGAACAAAGACTCCCAAGGCTTCCAGGGGAGGCTCGGAGTCGACCTGATGCCGCGTTCGAGTACCTTGACAATGTCACGATATTCATTGCCAACCGGAGTATCAGTCCCAGATCCTGTTGAGTGGTGACTGTGGTGTTGTGGATCGAGCCAAGGAGTGATCTGCTCAGCAACAAGCAGCCACGTTCCCCAAGGGCGAGGTGTCTCTTGGGGAATGGTTGCAAGGAGATCTTGTGCCAGGTCCATCTTTGCCTTGTCGGCCTTTGAGGCGAAGAAAGGGGCAAAAATTTGACCAAGGAAATCCGCATAATCCTGATCGTCCAATACACCAGGTGGGAGTGTTGACAAGCTAGAGAAGAGCGTGTAGAGAGGGGCCTTCAAGGCCCCTTGAGCTTTGCTGGGCTTCTCGGTAAACGGCAATGACCCCAGAGAGTTGAACATAAGCTTCAAGTACGATTGTGCAGCGAGAAGGAACTCTGGTCCCTTCCCCTCGGGAACCCCCTGCTTCCACACGGTTTGCAAAATATTAAAAGATTCTGTAACAAAGCTGGTGGTATCCTTTGATACCTTGATCTCCTTAGCCGCGGCAGAAGCAACAGTAACCACCAAAGTCTCCCAAAGCTTGTATGTCGTGGTGTTCGTTTGGGCGAGAGCAATGAAGTTTCGCTCAAGAATGTTTCCTACCAGAGGAAAGACCCTCCCAACACTGTGTCGGACCCATTTCGAATCAAGAGGCGGAAGTTCGCTCGGCTTCAGATGTGTATTGTCCTGAATGCGGTCTTCCTTCCATCTCCGCGGCGTCGTGCTGTCAAACAGTCCAGCGAGGATGGCAGTGGCTTGCTGAAGGTTGTCGGCGGCAGCTTCGGAGGCCGGGTCGAGAAGCTTCTCAACGATAGGCTTGACACTACAATCCCAGTATCGATCCAGAAGTGTTGTGTTGGTGTTCGGTTTGAACGTGTAGTACAGGAGATTGCAGATGGACCCAAACACTGCCTGCCGCAGCTCCTCGGTCATCTTTCCAGGACCTTTTCTCCCCAACTGCCCTGTCAGGGGCGTGACCAGCGTCGAGATGTTCTTGTTAAACGACCGATCGTCGGTTTGTACAAAGTAAACAAGACGGTTCCAGCCACGGTTGGCGGCGATCTTGGTGGCAAAGTCGGTGCTGTTGAAACAGCCCTGAATGAGAAGAAGCCAGGAGCGCGAATGCTCCCACTTTTCTAGAGGAATGCGAAGCAGTAGTAGGACCGCACTCCAGATATCTGGAACCACTACAGAGTCTTGTTTCTCCTTGATCATAGCCTGGAGCCTCTCATAGTAGTACTGGATATACTTTTGGTCCCCAGAACTGGTATTGAAAATCTCAACAACTTTTCTCGATAACGCCTTGTCGTGTCCGATAGTAAAGGCCAGTTCGAGACCAAAAGAGATAGCCGATGATCGAATTTCCTTCAGATTACTGAGCATATCGGTAAATAGATCCATCAGCCAGTCTGAATGAACTATCATGTATTGCCTCGATTGCTTGACCAGCTTCCGGTAAATGAAGATGCGGGACAGGACGATGCTCTTGCCTGTAAGATATTCCTCGATCCGGCGCAATGATGCCACTATTCTCCCAACTCTTTCCGCCGTGATGACTTTTGCTGGGAAGTTTTGCACGGACAAAACCTGCATAAGACGGCGGGCGATATCCTTGGGAGTGTCAGGATCCTCGAAGGACCGAATGCAGTGGTCGACAATGAAAATGGCAAAATCATTGCTTATGGACGAGGCTATCGCGGGAAAGTGAAGAAATGTGATGAGCATATTGAGGGCGTGGTTCACAAGTATCGAGTCCAGAGCAGATTCCGAGGTCCTAGAGACAATATCTCTCTGAATAAACTGCATGAAAAGCCCCATTTTCTCTTGCAACGCCACGCGGTCTGGTAGGTTATTCGATGTCTTGAGGGCCCGGGTCAACATCTCGTATGAATCCACCTTCGACTCGCGGTCGCCTCCGGCCAGTTGCTGGATTGTGGATTCGAGCATGGCGGCAAGGTTGACTTTCGGGTTGGATGGATCGcaggggttgctgctggatggGTCGAGAAGGTTTGGGGCGTGGTTTGTGATTTTAAGAATCGATTTGATGGGCTTGGACGCACTTCGAGGGAGGGAAACCGGCGTAGGATGTTGCTTCACtgcacccccttccccgtaGACGGGAGCCTCCTTATATTCGGTTTGGGCGGAGAACCCAACCTTCTTGCGGCGGCGCGAGGTCGAGTTCGTTGTGGTAGAGGAGCTTGGGGACTGATGTCCCGGTGGAGTGTGGACGGACTGGAGGGAGCCAAGAGTATGGTTGAATGGGACGGAAGGCTCATGGTGTGTTTCTCtcgggggagttgggggtcGTGGTGGCAGAATACTGAGGGCGGTAGATAGGATGGCAGGAGATGACATGTTCGGCGGATCGAACTGTCGAGAGAGGCTCTGCGCCGAGAGCGATGGAGAGTAACCCAAAGACCCAGAAACCCAAAGACCCAGAAACCCAAAGACCCAGAAACCCAAAGACCTGGCGACCCGTCACCTGAATACCGAAGACTGACAAAATGGCAGACACATTTAGAAAACAGAactggcgatggcggcgatgaaAAGGCGgcccagcaacaaaaagacGGTAAGGAGCGTGATGTCGGCTTTGGTCGTACAGCAAATGTGCCTATGTGGTTGAGCCGCTGGAAGACCTTGGGCAATTAAGACTTTTAACGCGGTCGCGCCATGTCTCCCCTGGTCCTTGGACGCGTCAGGTCGCGACTGCACTTTGTCAAAGGTGACAGCCCCACATTCAGCCCCCATCTTTTCTGGGGATGCATCTCTCCAACAGGTACTTGTACCATGTAACAATTGAACTTGATGAAAGATCATACATTCCACTGCGGGTTTCCACATTGTTGGAAATTAATTGCATCTGGTCTGGAGTCTCCATTCATCAATACCAAATTTGAACAAGgccggcttggagggtcTAGTCAGTGTTTTCCCAGCGACGGCTATGTATGTATCTATGTACCTTGTACTTGACAGTTGCCTTTGAAATAGCCCCACCCAGTTGTCGACGACGCTCTTTCACTTTCAGACCGCCAGTATGGGCATCTTGGGAATCGGTATAAACCATTCATGAGTAAAGCTTGCTTCCACTTTCTTCCTATATTTTATTGCCGCATCTCAAGTTACACGCCAGCACAAATTCTCGTCAGCCAGGCCATCTTTTAAAGTAGGGTACCCAGCTTTTGGAGTGGTTCTTTATTGTTGCAACAGCCCATCCTAGAATCAAATCTCCAACTTTATCACAGTCGCTATGGCACAATCTGCTTCTTTCGGAAGACTTACAGGGCCTGGTAAGGGAAACTCTGGGCTGCTACTTGATGAACGCAAAGGCTAAGATTCCGGTAGCTAAACTAGATGCTGTGAAGCAGCTTTTGGGGTCGCTGACAGAGGATCTTGAGACCAGCTCCCTAGCACCTCAACGTTGGTTTATCTTCCCAGCGGCTCTTGAGATTGCCTCTAACAAATTTGAAATAGGACGAGATTCGATCCTTGAGGAGCTGAAGATATATGGCCGGGACCCCAACTGTGCAGATCCTATCTTCACCAAGGAAGGCATCAAGACGCTAGTCAGACATGCTTTTGACAGTACGTCAGTCAACACCTCGCGCGGCGCCCTCAGGATACTTTGCaatgctcttcttcttgcacCAGAGACGCGACAAAGATTCGTCGACACTGGATATGCGGCCAAAGCAAGTgagaagctgaaggaggATAACTCCGACGATGAGTTTCTTGTGGCTAGGCTGCTTCTTATCTCCACATACAACACCAATATCGACCTCCCCAAGCTCATTACACAGCACGGCCTGGCGGATTCCATAGCCAATCACCTCGCGAGGCATGCCAAACGGCTATCCTCGACAAACAGATCAACCACTGCAAATCCTATGGATTCAATGGCCCTAGAAGAAACCCTCAAGCTTACCTTCAACGTCAGCCAATTCTCTCCTAATCACCTCGCCTCTTTCGAACCAGCAATTCCTCATATTATCACTATCCTGTGTAGTCTTGACCTACCTTCCCCCCACATCAAGACCCCTCTTGGACCGCCGTTTGGACCCGCAGTCAACGCCGTCCTAAACCTGGacctctcaaccccaaccgcgAAGGAGTACCTCTACCCCGACAGCTCAccatc is drawn from Podospora pseudocomata strain CBS 415.72m chromosome 1 map unlocalized CBS415.72m_1, whole genome shotgun sequence and contains these coding sequences:
- a CDS encoding uncharacterized protein (COG:T; EggNog:ENOG503NY0N); this encodes MAQSASFGRLTGPAKLDAVKQLLGSLTEDLETSSLAPQRRDSILEELKIYGRDPNCADPIFTKEGIKTLVRHAFDSTSVNTSRGALRILCNALLLAPETRQRFVDTGYAAKASEKLKEDNSDDEFLVARLLLISTYNTNIDLPKLITQHGLADSIANHLARHAKRLSSTNRSTTANPMDSMALEETLKLTFNVSQFSPNHLASFEPAIPHIITILCSLDLPSPHIKTPLGPPFGPAVNAVLNLDLSTPTAKEYLYPDSSPSSFSDRLIKLLSLSIKAYKNPDLEQIVTPLVCALSLVYEHAPASVKQSIKSALLPTEKDREDALGKADTLQGHLLKNWSNPEAPELGKAIAHLYFDLSNRDPHKFVKNVGYGYASGFLFQNNISFTPEELNKGGETEVEGEDGVREIKRPINPITGQFLDTERVSELPEMTDEEKEREAERLFVLFERLKQTGIIDVQNPVEQAMREGRFEELPDDK
- the SBH1 gene encoding Arf guanine nucleotide exchange factor sbh1 (EggNog:ENOG503P6QV; COG:U) — its product is MSSPRASSPSSPTGGPAGVATGARPSSPPPPGGARTAIRRRAAADQKEKIANARPNSTRAAGAGGSSSTMLRLYTDESPGLKVDPVVVLVLSLVFIFSVVALHIIAKITRKFSS
- a CDS encoding uncharacterized protein (EggNog:ENOG503NZKZ; COG:S); this translates as MSSPAILSTALSILPPRPPTPPRETHHEPSVPFNHTLGSLQSVHTPPGHQSPSSSTTTNSTSRRRKKVGFSAQTEYKEAPVYGEGGAVKQHPTPVSLPRSASKPIKSILKITNHAPNLLDPSSSNPCDPSNPKVNLAAMLESTIQQLAGGDRESKVDSYEMLTRALKTSNNLPDRVALQEKMGLFMQFIQRDIVSRTSESALDSILVNHALNMLITFLHFPAIASSISNDFAIFIVDHCIRSFEDPDTPKDIARRLMQVLSVQNFPAKVITAERVGRIVASLRRIEEYLTGKSIVLSRIFIYRKLVKQSRQYMIVHSDWLMDLFTDMLSNLKEIRSSAISFGLELAFTIGHDKALSRKVVEIFNTSSGDQKYIQYYYERLQAMIKEKQDSVVVPDIWSAVLLLLRIPLEKWEHSRSWLLLIQGCFNSTDFATKIAANRGWNRLVYFVQTDDRSFNKNISTLVTPLTGQLGRKGPGKMTEELRQAVFGSICNLLYYTFKPNTNTTLLDRYWDCSVKPIVEKLLDPASEAAADNLQQATAILAGLFDSTTPRRWKEDRIQDNTHLKPSELPPLDSKWVRHSVGRVFPLVGNILERNFIALAQTNTTTYKLWETLVVTVASAAAKEIKVSKDTTSFVTESFNILQTVWKQGVPEGKGPEFLLAAQSYLKLMFNSLGSLPFTEKPSKAQGALKAPLYTLFSSLSTLPPGVLDDQDYADFLGQIFAPFFASKADKAKMDLAQDLLATIPQETPRPWGTWLLVAEQITPWLDPQHHSHHSTGSGTDTPVGNEYRDIVKVLERGIRSTPSLPWKPWESLFYALFERVREETGDAGAAIVIIEPLSKALMDQITLGGTGGALLPNTLRCVAELISVATQPRDRQAVDAARRRLWGTALAGSRSSSFDTFDNLYKAANEALVNRYTTFDTTDTDPTIHLLKEVGSFFDRCNRQLFLRTLATLQDGIIPWLQDSNRQLSSQTASVSAATKTLWDKLASLITEIEQPAQQLDFLERFFCASFASSHRSIVNSAVSLWNRLFEKVGHLEYPEDLKASLIQMQLHTDIVLPGLETVSSQFAGQQQMLFTESSEDFSLPRMSTRSSSRRGTPRATSSPARSPASTRLTPLTKRRVDTSPVRKLAAANRRKAAPKLRHDDSQIQFAAIGPAATEMNALESQALTERQKEVRERQKENAALFPEIRSSPGRSRRHAKTTEEGTSRAPEKITTPQAATPQPDARFDEYVSSTPTPRRGQPLMIPGHDMTDPPSSPPEPRRNPLAAEIRSRSASHSLLEEWQFSSSPISGSPLPSRHAVPDPSGQSGFVTVVSLPALSPQKSVAGEEKEEARLPGEDGDHMDVDSTNGSQLPGPTEQERHSTPPQAVQGPARQNPEPKSDEVFVDARPGPLPTTSLSRARRSAGPAQSTAPATCQRSNADNTSFEVSELDERSLLRLVVELDNARVDRQEYHQSSASPDYTGPKAAPRECIVVGDSPKKIGKSIPIIPPVTRRLTRSSSAASPELETIPSSQPTGPQRGRPRKRKRGSTRAQDPSKRTRLEFTETPPPVEEHEVPDSQPRQTQAPQQVAAPAGVKAEENPHEQSLSEIPSSSLELSSPPVSPLVENTTALGSPELDSGAAMDMEHQHLHHDPPTSDDDEVQSQIALESFSASQRLDDDDEEEEEEEPTNSVTHPPAAEEMQLDEQQQREKETSPASTVEASAEERERHLKDNKEEEEDRAKAIMRMFRGGLDTLRSAKLSMEEVYEIEDMFRDMRRELIEAEKRARSN